In Janibacter sp. CX7, a single genomic region encodes these proteins:
- a CDS encoding bifunctional methylenetetrahydrofolate dehydrogenase/methenyltetrahydrofolate cyclohydrolase: protein MTAQILDGKAALASIKQELAARVAALKEQGITPGLGTVLVGDDPGSSWYVAAKHKDCAEIGITSIRRDLPGTSTLEEVLDVVRGLNDDPACTGFLVQQPTGLDENAILSAVDPAKDVDGLHPTNLGWLVLGKPAPLPCTPMGCIELLRRHDVQIAGARVAVVGRGITVGRPLSLILTRRSENATVISCHTGTRDLAAEVRQADIVVAAAGVPGIITADMVKPGAAVLDVGVSRVDGKIAGDVADDVAEVAGWISPNPGGVGPMTRAMLLTNVVEAAEQQLR, encoded by the coding sequence ATGACCGCACAGATCCTCGACGGCAAGGCGGCGCTCGCGTCGATCAAGCAGGAGCTGGCCGCTCGCGTGGCGGCCCTCAAGGAGCAGGGCATCACGCCGGGCCTGGGCACCGTGCTCGTCGGCGACGACCCGGGGAGCTCCTGGTACGTCGCCGCGAAGCACAAGGACTGCGCCGAGATCGGCATCACGAGCATCCGGCGGGACCTGCCCGGGACCTCGACGCTCGAGGAGGTCCTCGACGTCGTGCGTGGCCTCAACGACGACCCGGCGTGCACCGGCTTCCTCGTGCAGCAGCCGACCGGCCTGGACGAAAATGCGATCCTCTCGGCGGTCGACCCGGCCAAGGACGTCGACGGGCTGCACCCGACCAACCTCGGGTGGCTCGTGCTCGGCAAGCCGGCCCCGCTGCCGTGCACGCCGATGGGCTGCATCGAGCTGCTGCGCCGCCACGACGTGCAGATCGCCGGCGCGCGCGTCGCGGTCGTCGGGCGCGGGATCACCGTCGGGCGTCCGCTGAGCCTGATCCTCACCCGCCGCAGCGAAAATGCCACGGTCATCTCGTGCCACACCGGCACGCGTGACCTCGCGGCCGAGGTGCGCCAGGCCGACATCGTCGTCGCCGCGGCCGGTGTGCCGGGCATCATCACGGCCGACATGGTCAAGCCGGGCGCGGCGGTCCTCGACGTGGGCGTCAGCCGCGTCGACGGCAAGATCGCCGGCGACGTGGCCGACGACGTCGCCGAGGTCGCCGGGTGGATCAGCCCCAACCCCGGGGGCGTCGGCCCGATGACCCGCGCGATGTTGCTGACCAATGTCGTCGAGGCCGCGGAGCAGCAGCTGCGATGA
- a CDS encoding malate dehydrogenase: MSTTPVKVAVTGAAGQIGYSLLFRIASGSLFGPDTPVELRLLEITPALKALEGVVMELDDCAFPTLAGVEIGDDAEKVFDGVNHALLVGARPRGPGMERGDLLEANGGIFAPQGAALNKVAADDVHVTITGNPANTNALIAMNNAPDIPRERFSALTRLDHNRAISQLSAKLDVPVTEIKKMTIWGNHSATQYPDLFHAEVSGKNAAEAVGDQEWLENTFIPTVAKRGAAIIEARGASSAASAASATVDHARDWALGTPEGDWVSMSVCSDGSYGVPEGLISSFPVTVKDGAWEIVQGLEIDDFSRAKIDASVAELAEERDAVTKLGLIKG, encoded by the coding sequence GTGAGCACCACTCCCGTCAAGGTCGCTGTCACCGGCGCCGCCGGCCAGATCGGCTACAGCCTTCTCTTCCGCATCGCCAGCGGGTCGCTCTTCGGCCCGGACACCCCGGTCGAGCTGCGTCTGCTCGAGATCACCCCGGCCCTCAAGGCCCTCGAGGGCGTCGTCATGGAGCTCGACGACTGCGCCTTCCCGACGCTCGCCGGCGTGGAGATCGGCGACGACGCCGAAAAGGTCTTCGACGGTGTCAACCACGCGCTCCTCGTCGGCGCCCGCCCCCGCGGCCCGGGCATGGAGCGCGGTGACCTCCTCGAGGCCAACGGCGGCATCTTCGCCCCGCAGGGCGCGGCGCTCAACAAGGTCGCGGCCGACGACGTCCACGTGACGATCACGGGCAACCCGGCCAACACGAACGCCCTCATCGCGATGAACAACGCACCCGACATCCCGCGCGAGCGCTTCAGCGCGCTGACGCGTCTGGACCACAACCGCGCGATCAGCCAGCTGTCGGCCAAGCTCGACGTGCCGGTCACCGAGATCAAGAAGATGACGATCTGGGGCAACCACTCCGCGACCCAGTACCCCGACCTCTTCCACGCCGAGGTCTCCGGCAAGAACGCCGCCGAGGCCGTGGGCGACCAGGAGTGGCTGGAGAACACCTTCATCCCGACCGTCGCCAAGCGCGGCGCCGCGATCATCGAGGCGCGTGGCGCCTCCTCCGCCGCCTCCGCCGCGTCGGCCACCGTCGACCACGCCCGTGACTGGGCGCTCGGCACCCCCGAGGGTGACTGGGTGTCGATGTCGGTCTGCTCCGACGGCTCCTACGGCGTCCCGGAGGGCCTCATCTCCTCCTTCCCCGTCACCGTCAAGGACGGCGCTTGGGAGATCGTCCAGGGCCTCGAGATCGACGACTTCTCGCGCGCCAAGATCGACGCATCGGTCGCCGAGCTCGCCGAGGAGCGCGACGCCGTCACCAAGCTCGGCCTCATCAAGGGCTGA
- a CDS encoding DUF3017 domain-containing protein codes for MSEPEQPTVPARPPLDVPALAAWWVVAAGVAVAMLFLATDHVLRATLCLGGSLLLAAALRLTVRGSTMGGIAVRGPLVDVITLVVLGAAVLVSGFTLDLTAR; via the coding sequence ATGAGCGAGCCCGAGCAGCCGACGGTCCCGGCCAGGCCGCCCCTCGACGTCCCCGCGCTCGCCGCGTGGTGGGTCGTGGCGGCCGGGGTCGCCGTCGCGATGCTCTTCCTCGCGACCGACCACGTGCTGAGGGCGACCCTCTGCCTCGGGGGGAGCCTGCTGCTCGCGGCCGCGCTGCGCCTGACCGTCCGCGGTTCGACGATGGGGGGCATCGCCGTGCGCGGCCCACTCGTCGACGTCATCACCCTCGTCGTCCTGGGCGCCGCGGTGCTCGTCTCGGGCTTCACCCTCGACCTCACCGCGCGCTGA
- the sigK gene encoding ECF RNA polymerase sigma factor SigK, whose translation MPPPREQDPPDAPTGARGESGRGGDQLAHRLKQVAKGDEAAFAAVYDETAPRLHGLVLRILRNPAQSEEVTQEVFLEVWRRASHFDPQRGSAIGWLLTMAHRRAVDRVRSSQASVVRDDGWHARSREVDFDTTAEHATARIEAARVRAALEGLTEVQREAVSLAYLGGYTHTEVAGLLDLPLGTAKTRIRDGLIRLRDQLGVTP comes from the coding sequence GTGCCCCCTCCTCGTGAGCAGGATCCCCCGGACGCCCCCACGGGCGCCCGCGGGGAGTCCGGCCGCGGGGGCGACCAGCTCGCCCACCGCCTCAAGCAGGTGGCGAAGGGGGACGAGGCCGCCTTCGCCGCCGTCTACGACGAGACGGCACCGCGCCTGCATGGTCTCGTGCTGCGGATCCTGCGCAACCCGGCGCAGTCCGAGGAGGTCACCCAGGAGGTCTTCCTCGAGGTGTGGCGCCGGGCGAGCCACTTCGACCCGCAGCGCGGGTCGGCGATCGGCTGGCTGCTCACCATGGCCCACCGACGCGCGGTCGACCGGGTGCGCTCGAGCCAGGCGTCCGTCGTGCGCGACGACGGGTGGCACGCCCGCTCGCGGGAGGTCGACTTCGACACCACGGCGGAGCACGCGACCGCCCGCATCGAGGCCGCCCGCGTGCGGGCGGCCCTCGAGGGCCTGACCGAGGTCCAGCGCGAGGCCGTGAGCCTGGCCTACCTCGGCGGCTACACCCACACCGAGGTCGCCGGTCTCCTCGACCTGCCCCTCGGCACCGCCAAGACACGTATTCGCGACGGACTCATCCGTCTGAGGGACCAGCTGGGAGTGACCCCATGA
- a CDS encoding anti-sigma factor domain-containing protein: MSDDLHSLSGAYVLDALDEGERADFEEHLARCATCRDEVDSFGTVPPLLAETVAVTPPPALRAEVLRQAAQTRQDPPPVADDRQDDGRRHDDLQDGERTHSGRDDEARVLPLRQRARRRWVGLAAAAALVVGGGVTWQVVDRATTSISEEVMAAPDAHGEQVTATDGGTVRVVRSERMGKAVLQVTGLADPGSGRAYQAWLQDASGAMTSAGMVPGTDGEMLLEGDVATAKGVGLSIEPADGSRQPTTDPVALVELG; this comes from the coding sequence ATGAGCGACGACCTGCACAGCCTCTCCGGGGCCTACGTCCTCGACGCCCTCGACGAGGGCGAGCGCGCCGACTTCGAGGAGCACCTCGCCCGCTGCGCGACCTGCCGCGACGAGGTCGACTCCTTCGGCACGGTCCCGCCCCTGCTCGCCGAGACCGTCGCCGTCACGCCGCCGCCCGCGCTGCGGGCCGAGGTGCTGCGGCAGGCGGCGCAGACCCGGCAGGACCCCCCGCCGGTGGCTGACGACCGACAGGACGACGGCCGGCGGCACGACGACCTGCAGGACGGCGAGCGGACGCACTCCGGCCGTGACGACGAGGCACGGGTGCTCCCCCTTCGTCAGCGGGCGAGGCGACGCTGGGTCGGCCTGGCCGCGGCCGCCGCCCTCGTCGTCGGTGGCGGGGTCACTTGGCAGGTCGTCGACCGGGCCACGACGAGCATCTCCGAAGAAGTCATGGCCGCCCCCGACGCCCACGGCGAGCAGGTGACCGCGACCGACGGCGGCACCGTGCGGGTCGTGCGCTCGGAGCGCATGGGCAAGGCGGTGCTGCAGGTGACCGGCCTGGCCGACCCCGGCAGCGGTCGCGCCTACCAGGCTTGGCTGCAGGACGCCTCAGGCGCGATGACCTCCGCCGGCATGGTCCCGGGCACCGACGGCGAGATGCTTCTCGAGGGCGACGTCGCCACCGCGAAGGGGGTGGGCCTGAGCATCGAGCCCGCCGACGGATCGCGGCAGCCGACGACGGACCCGGTGGCGCTCGTCGAGCTGGGCTGA
- the purH gene encoding bifunctional phosphoribosylaminoimidazolecarboxamide formyltransferase/IMP cyclohydrolase: MSDRRPVRRALVSVYDKTGLEDLVRGLADAGVELVSTGGSAATIAGLGLPVTKVEDLTGFPECLDGRVKTLHPRVHAGILADTRLPDHVRQLEELEVAPFDLVVVNLYPFADTVASGAGIQDCIEKIDIGGPTMVRAAAKNHASVAIVTDPSTYGDVLESVRGGGLTLAQRQRLATDAFVHTATYDVAVASWMGSVVSPSDETPFPGWVGGTYVKKSGLRYGENPHQSAALYVTEAGGGIAGAEQLHGKEMSYNNYIDGDAALRAAHDHGDQPTVAIIKHANPCGIAVGESIEVAYERAHACDPVSAYGGIVATNRPVTAAMARALNDTFSEVVVAPDFDADALEILREKKNRRLLKAATPAPGGVETRPVSGGLLVQQRDAIDGVVEAKGDDKPTQGHGDDPSAWALVTGEAADEATLADLAFAWRAVRATKSNAILLAKDQGSVGIGMGQVNRVDSCHLAVSRAGEERAKGAVAASDAFFPFADGLQVLLDAGVSAVVAPGGSVRDDEVVAAAQAAGITMYFTGTRHFAH, encoded by the coding sequence GTGTCAGACCGTCGTCCCGTCCGCCGTGCCCTCGTCTCCGTCTACGACAAGACCGGCCTGGAGGACCTCGTCCGTGGCCTCGCCGACGCGGGTGTCGAGCTCGTCTCCACCGGCGGCTCCGCCGCGACGATCGCCGGTCTCGGCCTGCCCGTGACCAAGGTCGAGGACCTCACCGGCTTCCCCGAGTGCCTCGACGGCCGGGTCAAGACGCTGCACCCGCGCGTCCACGCCGGCATCCTCGCCGACACCCGCCTGCCCGACCACGTGCGCCAGCTCGAGGAGCTGGAGGTCGCCCCCTTCGACCTCGTCGTCGTCAACCTCTACCCCTTCGCCGACACCGTCGCCTCCGGTGCCGGCATCCAGGACTGCATCGAGAAGATCGACATCGGCGGCCCGACGATGGTGCGCGCCGCGGCGAAGAACCACGCCTCCGTCGCCATCGTCACCGACCCCTCGACCTACGGCGACGTCCTCGAGTCGGTGCGCGGTGGCGGCCTCACCCTCGCGCAGCGTCAGCGCCTGGCGACCGATGCCTTCGTCCACACGGCGACCTACGACGTGGCCGTCGCCTCGTGGATGGGCTCGGTGGTCAGCCCGAGCGATGAGACGCCCTTCCCCGGCTGGGTCGGCGGCACCTATGTCAAGAAGTCGGGCCTGCGCTACGGCGAGAACCCGCACCAGTCGGCCGCGCTCTACGTCACCGAGGCCGGCGGCGGCATCGCCGGTGCCGAGCAGCTGCACGGCAAGGAGATGTCGTACAACAACTACATCGACGGTGACGCCGCGCTGCGCGCCGCCCACGACCACGGCGACCAGCCGACCGTCGCGATCATCAAGCACGCCAACCCGTGCGGCATCGCGGTGGGGGAGAGCATCGAGGTCGCCTACGAGCGCGCCCACGCCTGCGACCCCGTCTCCGCCTACGGCGGCATCGTCGCGACCAACCGTCCGGTGACCGCGGCCATGGCCCGTGCCCTCAACGACACCTTCTCCGAAGTCGTCGTCGCGCCCGACTTCGACGCCGACGCCCTTGAGATCCTCCGCGAGAAGAAGAACCGTCGCCTGCTCAAGGCCGCGACGCCCGCCCCGGGCGGCGTCGAGACCCGGCCGGTCTCCGGTGGCCTGCTCGTGCAGCAGCGCGACGCCATCGACGGCGTGGTCGAGGCGAAGGGGGACGACAAGCCCACCCAGGGCCACGGCGACGACCCGAGCGCCTGGGCGCTCGTGACGGGTGAGGCGGCCGACGAGGCAACCCTCGCCGACCTCGCCTTCGCCTGGCGCGCGGTCCGCGCGACGAAGTCCAATGCGATCCTCCTGGCCAAGGACCAGGGCTCGGTCGGCATCGGCATGGGCCAGGTCAACCGCGTCGACTCCTGCCACCTCGCGGTGAGCCGGGCCGGCGAGGAGCGGGCGAAGGGGGCCGTCGCGGCCTCGGACGCCTTCTTCCCCTTCGCCGACGGGCTGCAGGTGCTGCTCGACGCCGGCGTCAGCGCCGTCGTCGCCCCTGGTGGGTCGGTGCGCGACGACGAGGTCGTCGCCGCGGCGCAGGCCGCCGGCATCACGATGTACTTCACCGGCACCCGCCACTTCGCCCACTGA
- the purN gene encoding phosphoribosylglycinamide formyltransferase → MSAPLRLVVLVSGSGTLLQALLDAQTAGTLPAQVVAVGADQECVGLERARAAGVATFVEAVRDHADRGAWDAALAARIAEHAPGLVVTAGFMKILGPQALAAATFVNTHPALLPAFPGAHGVRDALAYGVTVTGSTAHLVDAGVDTGPIIEQRTVAIAPDDTEASLHERIKVVEREMLVDVVTAMASGGWRVEGRRVHVG, encoded by the coding sequence GTGAGCGCCCCCCTTCGTCTCGTCGTCCTCGTCTCCGGCTCCGGCACCCTCCTGCAGGCCCTGCTCGACGCCCAGACCGCCGGCACCCTGCCCGCGCAGGTCGTCGCCGTCGGCGCCGACCAGGAGTGCGTCGGCCTCGAGCGGGCGCGCGCCGCCGGGGTGGCGACCTTCGTCGAGGCGGTGCGCGACCACGCCGACCGAGGCGCCTGGGACGCGGCGCTCGCCGCCCGCATCGCCGAGCACGCGCCTGGCCTCGTCGTCACCGCCGGGTTCATGAAGATCCTCGGCCCGCAGGCGCTCGCCGCCGCGACCTTCGTCAACACGCACCCGGCGCTGCTGCCGGCCTTCCCGGGCGCGCACGGCGTGCGTGACGCCCTGGCCTACGGCGTGACCGTCACCGGGTCGACCGCCCACCTCGTCGACGCCGGCGTCGACACCGGCCCGATCATCGAGCAGCGCACCGTCGCCATCGCTCCCGACGACACCGAGGCGAGCCTCCACGAGCGGATCAAGGTCGTCGAGCGGGAGATGCTCGTCGACGTCGTCACCGCGATGGCCTCCGGCGGCTGGCGCGTCGAGGGCCGTCGGGTGCACGTCGGCTGA